Within the Plasmodium gaboni strain SY75 chromosome Unknown, whole genome shotgun sequence genome, the region TTAAAGGCCATATTTAAAAGGATTCACGAACAAAATGgtattaaagaaaaatatagCACCGACACAGACACAAGTACCCCCCCTTTTAAAACCCTACGTGAACATTGGTGGAGCGCTAACCGCGACCAAATATGGAAAGCAATGACAAAATGTAGTGGCAACATATGTAGTGATGGTACCACACCACTTGATGACTATGTACCACAAACGTTACGTTGGCAAACCGAGTGGAGTCACCAATTTTGTGTCGAACGTAAAACACTAGCAGACGACGTGGTACAAAAGTGTGACGAATGCAAAAAAGCATCAGATACATACCATAGTAAAAACACTATAGATAAAAGTGGTACAGGTGGTAGTACAACTTATAGTGGTACCGATGGTAAAGACTGTAACAAAA harbors:
- a CDS encoding putative EMP1-like protein — translated: LKAIFKRIHEQNGIKEKYSTDTDTSTPPFKTLREHWWSANRDQIWKAMTKCSGNICSDGTTPLDDYVPQTLRWQTEWSHQFCVERKTLADDVVQKCDECKKASDTYHSKNTIDKSGTGGSTTYSGTDGKDCNKTNGGNNSSDPECGECNKACKECKTACTAYTQFVSGQSGTTNDWRQQWQQMENKYRDLMEEAKTKLEQHHKDQQKQPKSSSTENIPPYMTPCGNNS